Proteins encoded within one genomic window of Polaribacter sp. NJDZ03:
- a CDS encoding PspC domain-containing protein, whose product MNKTININLGGFFFHIDEVAYQKLKRYLESISRSLSDDPQGKNEIIADIEARISELLSEKITDARQVINEGDIEDIIKIMGQPEDYAGAEEEYSDANYSYTRNNTTGKKLFRDGEDKFLGGVASGIAHYFDIDTIWVRLGLLALFFGAGFGVILYIILWILLPEAKTTAEKLQMEGEPVNIDNIEKKIREEFTNVSENVADFANKASEKFKDGANEFSEKMNKTFSGKTKKNNGLQDFINTIGKIILVFFKVIGKFIGILLVFIAGAVILSLIIGGFSIGSLEVLNVNGEFLQYPPFFYDAILPKWALTLAAFLLIGIPFLILFVLGLRILSSSIKQISKPTSLTLLGIWVIALLTMIFTGIEYGTSHVNDGQFVKKSSLNIVENDTVSLKMVNNDEIYYKHNLNRSSRIQEVEIDGTNKIYSNNVSVDVKKSNTDEGYIILEKESSGKTRNSANANAEKIEYKFEIINNTIVLDAYYLSDFKNIWKDEEINITVYIPKGSTVYFDHSVKNFLNDVENQTDIYDKDMVNHYFKMTDETLQCTDCVDDLDAEEVI is encoded by the coding sequence ATGAATAAGACAATCAACATAAATTTAGGCGGATTTTTCTTCCACATAGATGAAGTTGCCTATCAGAAATTAAAGCGATATCTAGAATCTATTTCTAGATCGTTAAGCGATGATCCACAAGGAAAAAATGAGATTATTGCAGATATAGAAGCACGTATTAGCGAATTGTTATCAGAAAAAATAACAGACGCAAGACAGGTTATTAATGAAGGTGATATAGAAGATATCATTAAAATTATGGGCCAACCAGAAGATTATGCTGGTGCCGAAGAAGAATATAGTGACGCTAATTATTCTTACACTAGAAATAACACTACCGGAAAAAAATTATTTAGAGATGGTGAGGATAAATTTTTAGGTGGAGTTGCCTCTGGTATTGCTCATTATTTTGATATTGATACCATCTGGGTTCGTCTTGGTTTGTTAGCCCTTTTCTTCGGAGCTGGTTTTGGAGTAATCTTATACATTATCCTTTGGATTTTGTTGCCAGAAGCTAAAACTACGGCAGAAAAACTACAGATGGAAGGTGAACCTGTAAACATCGATAATATCGAAAAAAAGATTCGTGAAGAGTTTACAAATGTTTCTGAAAATGTAGCTGATTTTGCCAACAAAGCATCAGAGAAATTTAAAGACGGAGCCAATGAGTTTTCAGAAAAAATGAATAAGACTTTTTCGGGAAAGACAAAAAAAAATAACGGATTACAAGATTTTATCAACACTATAGGCAAGATTATTCTGGTATTCTTTAAAGTGATTGGTAAGTTTATTGGAATTCTACTGGTATTTATTGCTGGTGCGGTTATTTTATCACTAATTATTGGTGGGTTTTCAATAGGAAGTTTAGAAGTATTAAATGTTAATGGCGAGTTTTTACAATATCCACCATTTTTCTATGATGCTATTTTACCAAAATGGGCACTAACACTTGCTGCTTTTTTATTAATAGGTATTCCTTTTTTAATCTTATTTGTACTGGGTTTACGCATATTATCTAGTAGTATAAAACAAATAAGCAAGCCAACATCACTAACCCTTTTAGGTATTTGGGTAATCGCTTTATTAACCATGATTTTTACAGGAATAGAATACGGAACCTCTCATGTAAATGATGGCCAATTTGTTAAAAAATCATCATTAAATATTGTAGAAAATGATACCGTCTCTTTAAAAATGGTCAATAATGATGAAATCTATTATAAACATAATTTAAATAGAAGTTCTCGTATACAAGAGGTTGAAATAGACGGAACAAATAAAATATACTCTAATAATGTTAGCGTTGATGTTAAAAAAAGCAATACAGATGAGGGATATATAATTCTTGAAAAAGAATCCTCTGGAAAAACAAGAAATAGTGCAAATGCAAATGCTGAAAAAATTGAATATAAATTTGAAATCATCAATAATACTATTGTTTTAGATGCTTATTATTTGTCTGACTTTAAAAATATTTGGAAAGATGAAGAAATTAATATAACAGTTTATATACCTAAAGGTAGCACTGTTTATTTTGATCATTCTGTAAAAAACTTTTTAAATGACGTAGAGAATCAAACAGATATTTACGACAAAGATATGGTGAATCATTATTTTAAAATGACCGATGAAACCTTACAATGTACAGATTGTGTAGATGATTTAGATGCAGAAGAAGTTATTTAA
- a CDS encoding PadR family transcriptional regulator, which yields MKIENTKAQMRKGVLEYCILSILKNGDAYTSEILKTLKGAEMIVVEGTIYPLLTRLKNAGLLTYRWEESTSGPPRKYYVLTENGGLFIKELDKTWSNLVSAVNQVISKKPTTNE from the coding sequence ATGAAGATAGAAAACACAAAAGCACAAATGCGAAAAGGTGTTTTAGAGTATTGTATTTTATCCATCTTAAAAAATGGAGATGCTTATACATCTGAAATTTTAAAAACGCTAAAAGGTGCAGAAATGATTGTGGTTGAAGGTACCATATATCCTTTATTAACACGTTTAAAAAACGCAGGTTTATTAACCTATAGATGGGAAGAATCGACCTCTGGACCACCAAGAAAATATTATGTTTTAACAGAAAACGGCGGTCTATTTATAAAAGAATTAGACAAAACATGGAGCAATTTAGTAAGTGCAGTTAACCAAGTAATCAGCAAAAAACCAACCACAAATGAATAA
- a CDS encoding DUF4870 domain-containing protein — MKQNNENTNAFLIHISAFAGFIFPFGNIITPLIAWQTLKDRSSFLDKHGKEAINFNISYSLYIFILTLSFIPVFIGSIFRNFDNLDNFNHININFETFNFFGIMGIASLAGIVGIIKIALIIIAALKAKEGESYKYPFTIKFIK; from the coding sequence ATGAAACAAAATAACGAAAACACCAATGCCTTTTTAATACATATTTCTGCTTTCGCAGGATTTATTTTTCCTTTTGGTAATATAATTACACCATTAATTGCATGGCAAACGTTAAAAGACAGAAGTAGCTTTTTAGATAAACACGGCAAAGAAGCAATTAACTTTAATATCAGTTATTCTCTCTATATTTTTATTTTGACATTATCTTTTATTCCTGTTTTTATTGGTTCAATTTTTAGAAACTTCGATAATCTTGACAACTTTAATCATATTAACATCAATTTTGAGACTTTTAATTTCTTCGGAATTATGGGTATTGCATCTCTAGCAGGAATTGTAGGCATCATTAAAATTGCATTGATAATTATAGCAGCATTAAAAGCTAAAGAGGGAGAAAGTTATAAATATCCTTTCACAATAAAGTTTATTAAATAA